The Solibacillus sp. FSL R7-0682 genome includes a window with the following:
- a CDS encoding MerR family transcriptional regulator, translating to MNKDYRKAMPILPIRTVMQITNLTARQIRYYEEHELVEPVRSDGNRRMFSLQNVDELLEIQELLEQGINIAGIKKVFALKRQGESRTYRGKTFRNEDLRAIVQEEILLF from the coding sequence ATGAACAAAGATTATCGAAAGGCAATGCCCATTTTACCAATACGAACAGTGATGCAAATTACAAATTTAACTGCCAGACAAATTCGCTACTATGAGGAGCATGAGCTAGTGGAGCCTGTTCGCTCTGACGGAAATCGTCGTATGTTTTCACTTCAAAACGTAGATGAGTTATTAGAAATCCAAGAACTTTTAGAGCAAGGCATTAATATTGCGGGGATTAAAAAGGTGTTTGCATTAAAACGTCAAGGTGAAAGTCGTACATATCGTGGGAAAACATTTCGTAATGAAGATTTACGTGCCATTGTTCAAGAAGAAATACTTTTATTTTAA
- a CDS encoding pyroglutamyl-peptidase I translates to MKKLLLTGFEPFLTNPINPTMDIVNALDGEVFGEYEVIGRVLSVDFTKGPEQFKTLLADIKPAMIVSLGLAAGITKISPERVAINIKDGEKDNNGVTFEDAPIVEGGEAAYFSTLPIRSMVNRLNEAGYPATISNSAGTYLCNNMMYEGLRYANLTQNVVAGFIHIPASFELAIANGRIPGWSSRDLLNAIKLCLEECVKN, encoded by the coding sequence ATGAAAAAACTTTTATTAACAGGGTTTGAACCATTTCTAACGAATCCAATTAATCCTACGATGGATATTGTTAATGCATTGGATGGTGAAGTGTTTGGAGAATATGAAGTAATTGGTCGTGTATTAAGCGTTGACTTTACGAAGGGTCCAGAACAGTTTAAGACATTACTAGCGGACATCAAGCCAGCAATGATTGTCTCATTAGGCCTAGCTGCAGGTATTACAAAAATATCGCCAGAACGAGTAGCGATTAATATTAAAGATGGAGAGAAAGATAATAATGGAGTAACTTTTGAAGACGCACCGATTGTTGAAGGTGGAGAGGCGGCTTACTTTTCAACCCTACCCATTCGTTCGATGGTCAATCGTTTAAATGAAGCAGGCTATCCAGCAACAATTTCTAATTCAGCAGGTACGTATTTATGCAATAACATGATGTATGAAGGACTACGCTATGCTAACTTGACACAAAATGTAGTGGCAGGTTTTATTCATATTCCTGCTTCTTTCGAATTGGCAATAGCGAATGGTCGAATTCCAGGATGGTCATCAAGGGATTTACTTAATGCAATCAAATTATGTTTGGAAGAATGTGTCAAAAATTAA
- the dacB gene encoding D-alanyl-D-alanine carboxypeptidase/D-alanyl-D-alanine endopeptidase, with translation MKKLTQLFVLLTLLFALPLQGYASSIKTTVATNLGVDNAAVTIRDAKTGEIVYSHNGNKAMRPASNLKLLSGAAALETLGVNYRFKTNLYIDGEIENNVLFGNVYIEGSGDPTLNNVDFQEFSRALQKLGIRSVTGNLIGDDSAFSGNTLSPGVEKEDESYYFAARTSAITMSPNEDYDASTVIVTVFPSKVGAAPTYGVTPNLSGMVVSNQAKTVKNGQKNTISIKRSYNSNRIVITGNLPVGSTSKDWVTVPNPTINTLHAIKTSMMNMGIRFDKTSKIIRQQVPEQARLVFSNESKPLSQMFSVFMKLSNNSMGDIFAKAMGQQQYGVGDLPSGANVMMDYSKTKNISMGNWRFVDGSGLSNQNRMTSIGITQLLYEIQSEPYYQTFYKSLPVAGNKERSIGGTLRQRFTSTQLQGRVIAKTGYISNVHALSGYMKGESGKQYIFSIMIENRANGIANIDKAVTAIMKQL, from the coding sequence ATGAAAAAACTGACGCAGCTATTCGTCCTACTAACATTATTATTTGCATTACCATTACAAGGCTATGCTTCTTCTATTAAGACGACAGTTGCAACAAATTTAGGGGTTGATAATGCTGCGGTTACAATTCGCGATGCAAAAACTGGTGAAATTGTTTATTCCCATAATGGGAACAAGGCGATGAGACCAGCTTCGAATTTAAAGCTATTATCAGGCGCTGCAGCATTGGAAACATTAGGAGTAAATTATCGTTTTAAAACGAATCTTTACATTGATGGTGAAATCGAAAACAATGTATTATTCGGCAATGTTTACATAGAAGGAAGTGGGGATCCGACGCTAAATAACGTTGATTTCCAGGAATTTTCAAGAGCACTTCAAAAATTGGGGATTCGCTCCGTTACCGGAAACTTAATTGGTGATGACAGTGCTTTCTCCGGAAATACACTTTCCCCTGGTGTGGAGAAGGAGGATGAATCGTATTACTTTGCAGCACGTACGTCAGCCATTACAATGTCACCAAACGAGGATTATGACGCAAGCACAGTAATTGTAACGGTTTTTCCGAGTAAAGTTGGTGCAGCGCCTACCTATGGTGTAACGCCTAATTTAAGTGGAATGGTTGTTTCAAATCAAGCAAAAACTGTGAAAAATGGTCAAAAAAATACGATTTCAATTAAACGTTCTTACAATTCTAATCGAATCGTTATAACAGGGAATCTACCTGTTGGAAGTACATCGAAAGATTGGGTGACTGTACCAAATCCTACAATTAACACACTTCATGCGATTAAAACATCGATGATGAATATGGGAATTCGCTTTGATAAAACGTCAAAAATTATAAGACAACAAGTTCCTGAACAAGCAAGGCTCGTATTTTCAAATGAATCGAAGCCACTTTCGCAAATGTTCTCTGTTTTTATGAAGTTAAGTAATAACAGTATGGGCGATATTTTTGCCAAAGCAATGGGACAACAACAATATGGTGTTGGTGATTTACCTTCTGGTGCAAATGTCATGATGGACTATAGTAAAACCAAAAATATTTCAATGGGCAATTGGCGCTTTGTTGATGGTTCAGGATTGTCCAATCAAAACCGTATGACATCGATTGGCATTACACAGCTACTGTACGAAATTCAGAGTGAACCTTATTATCAAACCTTTTATAAGTCTCTCCCAGTTGCAGGGAATAAGGAGCGGAGCATCGGCGGAACTCTTCGTCAACGTTTTACATCAACGCAACTTCAAGGGAGAGTCATTGCTAAAACAGGATATATATCCAATGTACATGCGCTCTCAGGCTATATGAAGGGAGAAAGCGGGAAACAATATATTTTCTCAATTATGATTGAAAATCGTGCAAACGGTATTGCCAATATTGATAAAGCAGTTACAGCAATTATGAAGCAATTATAA
- a CDS encoding deoxyribonuclease IV produces the protein MLLGSHVSMSGKKMLLGASEEALSYGANTFMIYTGAPQNTRRKPIEELNIMKGLLHMQENGMSNIIVHAPYIINLANTTKPETFELGVNFLQEEIKRTAALEATQIVLHPGAHVGAGVDVGIARIVEGLNEVLTQDYPVQIALETMAGKGSEIGRNFEELARIIDGVTNNERLSICFDTCHTHDAGYDIVNDFDGVLNEFDKIIGLDRLKVLHINDSKNVCGAGKDRHENIGFGHIGFEAMKYIVHHPQLMDRPKILETPFVGIDAKNKKAPYTHEIAMLRDGEFRPELINAMRGE, from the coding sequence ATGTTATTAGGTTCACACGTTTCAATGAGCGGTAAGAAAATGTTATTAGGTGCAAGTGAAGAGGCGTTAAGCTATGGTGCAAACACATTCATGATTTATACTGGCGCGCCTCAAAACACACGTCGTAAACCGATTGAAGAGCTGAATATAATGAAGGGTTTACTTCATATGCAGGAAAATGGTATGAGTAATATCATTGTCCACGCACCGTATATTATTAACTTAGCAAATACAACAAAGCCAGAAACTTTTGAACTTGGTGTGAATTTTTTACAAGAAGAGATTAAGCGAACAGCTGCCCTTGAGGCAACTCAAATTGTATTACACCCAGGAGCTCATGTTGGTGCAGGAGTCGATGTGGGTATTGCTAGAATTGTTGAGGGTTTAAATGAAGTGTTAACGCAGGACTATCCGGTTCAAATTGCGCTTGAAACAATGGCTGGTAAAGGTTCAGAAATTGGCCGTAATTTTGAAGAGCTAGCACGTATTATTGATGGTGTTACGAATAATGAACGTTTATCCATTTGCTTCGATACATGTCATACACATGACGCAGGCTATGATATAGTGAATGACTTTGATGGTGTATTAAATGAATTTGATAAAATCATTGGTTTAGACCGTTTAAAAGTATTGCATATTAATGATTCGAAAAATGTTTGTGGAGCAGGTAAAGACCGTCATGAAAATATAGGATTTGGTCATATAGGCTTTGAAGCAATGAAGTACATTGTCCATCATCCTCAATTAATGGATCGACCAAAAATTTTAGAAACGCCATTTGTAGGCATTGATGCAAAAAATAAAAAAGCTCCTTATACGCATGAAATCGCGATGTTACGTGATGGTGAATTCCGTCCTGAACTAATTAATGCAATGCGCGGGGAATAA
- a CDS encoding DEAD/DEAH box helicase, which translates to MSKYTDYNFKPFLQDAVAKLGFTEPTPIQKEMIPLVLKGKSAIGQAHTGTGKTHSFLLPIVQRIVEEKQEVQAVITSPTRELAQQIFDALNQLVEGTEISTKLFIGGTDKQRSIDRLKTQPQIVVGTPGRINDLVKENALLVHTAPILVIDEADLAFDMGFIEDIDGFASHMPEKLEMFVFSATIPEKLKPFLKKYMDAPIHIHMNDKRPVAEGIEFILVPVRSKSRNTRLMDVIKGINPFLAVIFCNTRKTAEAVAGYLAEQGIRAGQIHGDLSPRDRKKMMKQIRDLEFQYIVATDLAARGIDIQGISHVINYEIPDDLEFFIHRVGRTARAGSKGTAITLFQPENEDALIRVEKMGIPFVQKDIKDGEWSELKDRHQRANRKSERQQDEIDAKAKSMVRKPKKVKPGYKRNMRWEMEKIKKRERRIKRRTNK; encoded by the coding sequence ATGTCGAAATATACTGATTACAATTTTAAGCCATTCTTGCAGGACGCCGTTGCAAAGCTTGGATTTACAGAGCCGACACCGATTCAAAAAGAAATGATTCCACTCGTATTAAAGGGAAAGAGTGCAATTGGACAAGCACATACTGGTACAGGGAAAACGCACAGTTTTTTACTACCAATCGTGCAACGTATTGTAGAAGAAAAACAAGAAGTACAAGCTGTTATTACGTCACCAACTCGTGAGCTGGCGCAACAAATTTTTGATGCGTTAAATCAACTGGTTGAAGGAACAGAAATTTCAACAAAACTATTTATTGGTGGTACAGATAAACAACGTTCAATTGATCGTTTAAAAACTCAACCTCAAATTGTTGTAGGTACACCAGGTCGTATTAATGATTTAGTAAAAGAAAATGCGTTATTAGTACACACAGCGCCTATTTTAGTTATTGATGAAGCAGATTTAGCCTTTGACATGGGCTTTATTGAAGATATTGATGGTTTTGCATCTCATATGCCAGAAAAGCTTGAGATGTTTGTTTTCTCAGCAACAATTCCTGAAAAATTAAAGCCATTCTTAAAGAAATACATGGATGCGCCTATTCATATCCATATGAACGACAAGCGCCCGGTAGCAGAAGGCATTGAATTCATATTAGTTCCTGTTCGTTCAAAATCTCGTAATACACGTTTAATGGATGTAATTAAAGGGATTAATCCATTTTTAGCGGTTATTTTCTGTAATACGCGCAAAACAGCAGAAGCAGTAGCGGGTTACTTAGCCGAGCAAGGTATTCGTGCCGGTCAAATTCATGGGGATTTATCACCACGTGATCGTAAGAAAATGATGAAGCAAATTCGTGATTTAGAATTCCAATATATCGTTGCTACAGACTTAGCAGCACGTGGAATTGATATTCAAGGTATTTCACATGTTATTAACTATGAAATTCCAGATGATTTAGAGTTCTTTATCCACCGCGTAGGACGTACTGCACGTGCAGGCTCTAAAGGTACAGCAATTACATTATTCCAACCTGAAAATGAAGACGCATTAATTCGAGTTGAAAAAATGGGTATTCCATTCGTTCAAAAGGATATTAAAGATGGGGAATGGTCGGAGTTAAAAGATCGTCACCAACGTGCAAATCGTAAAAGTGAACGCCAACAAGATGAAATCGATGCAAAAGCAAAATCTATGGTACGTAAGCCGAAAAAGGTCAAACCAGGCTACAAACGTAATATGAGATGGGAAATGGAAAAAATTAAAAAACGTGAACGTCGTATTAAACGCCGTACAAATAAATAA
- the vrrA gene encoding VrrA/YqfQ family protein, which produces MRPPFYVPPSVPGFMMNQMPIPPRFPMYAPQFMRAAPQFMRAAPFVSQMPIPPQVPMQVAQAAGAAQAAQAVGAAGAAGVAGAAAGAPRLESLLAGANSLFTNAQKYTPYIQQAAPMFKNLPALWRLYRGFKDTPDPLESSTAIAPEATTTPSNKERNRRPNRSRQQETQTPKLTQRPSKPMIFQPPFNE; this is translated from the coding sequence ATGCGTCCCCCATTTTATGTTCCACCTAGTGTTCCTGGATTTATGATGAATCAAATGCCCATTCCGCCACGATTTCCGATGTACGCGCCACAGTTCATGAGAGCAGCACCACAATTTATGAGGGCAGCACCTTTTGTTTCACAAATGCCGATTCCACCACAAGTACCTATGCAAGTTGCTCAAGCTGCCGGTGCTGCACAAGCAGCGCAAGCAGTTGGTGCTGCGGGTGCTGCAGGTGTTGCGGGTGCCGCTGCGGGTGCACCACGTTTAGAAAGCTTATTAGCAGGAGCCAATTCTTTATTTACAAATGCGCAAAAATATACACCGTACATTCAACAAGCCGCTCCAATGTTTAAAAATTTGCCTGCACTTTGGCGACTTTATAGAGGCTTTAAAGATACACCGGATCCATTAGAATCTTCGACGGCGATTGCACCTGAAGCTACAACTACGCCTTCCAATAAAGAACGCAACAGAAGACCTAATAGATCACGACAGCAGGAAACTCAAACACCTAAGTTAACGCAACGTCCATCAAAACCAATGATTTTCCAGCCTCCATTTAATGAATAA
- a CDS encoding HAD-IIB family hydrolase encodes MIFVFDLDGTICFQGAPLDDQIVRALHTVQQQGHEVIFASARPIRDMLPVIPKVFHSCRMIGSNGAFTYAEGHIEVKYLHTTIQSQIMELVVTNQLAYLADSDWDYAYTGSVEHPMYRGIDSEKKARKLNIHELNGFSKVLLFDPPAKVKKYVQTLPVTVFEYAEEKILDICSLNLNKVEGLERLGVKEYIAFGNDVNDLLMFKQAIYSVCVGSHEVGEFATERVTTYDVAEKIELLAKAY; translated from the coding sequence ATGATTTTTGTATTTGATTTAGATGGGACGATTTGTTTTCAAGGAGCACCGTTAGATGACCAAATAGTACGTGCACTACATACTGTACAGCAACAAGGTCATGAAGTGATTTTTGCTTCAGCTCGTCCTATACGAGATATGCTTCCGGTTATTCCTAAAGTATTTCATTCTTGCCGTATGATTGGAAGCAACGGAGCATTTACATATGCTGAGGGGCATATTGAAGTGAAATATCTACATACGACAATTCAATCGCAAATAATGGAATTGGTAGTAACTAATCAATTAGCCTATTTAGCAGATAGTGATTGGGATTATGCCTATACAGGAAGTGTAGAGCATCCGATGTATCGCGGTATTGATAGTGAGAAGAAAGCAAGAAAACTAAATATTCACGAACTAAATGGTTTTTCGAAAGTGCTGTTATTTGATCCGCCAGCAAAAGTGAAAAAATACGTACAAACACTACCGGTTACTGTTTTTGAATATGCAGAGGAAAAAATACTCGACATATGTTCTTTAAATTTAAATAAAGTAGAAGGACTTGAGCGATTAGGGGTTAAAGAATATATTGCATTTGGTAATGATGTCAATGACCTACTAATGTTTAAACAAGCAATTTATAGTGTGTGTGTTGGAAGTCATGAAGTGGGGGAATTTGCCACGGAACGTGTAACGACCTATGATGTAGCGGAAAAAATTGAACTTTTAGCAAAAGCCTATTAA
- a CDS encoding nucleic acid-binding protein: MIRNCPDCSTEMEMNCFIVNPYGIQIQKKRKGLFKNTKSVPKAAVCTSCGHVTLYVDNFKAYND, from the coding sequence ATGATTCGAAATTGTCCAGATTGTTCCACTGAAATGGAGATGAATTGCTTTATCGTCAATCCATATGGTATTCAAATTCAAAAAAAACGGAAAGGTTTATTCAAAAATACAAAGAGTGTCCCAAAGGCGGCTGTTTGTACAAGTTGTGGGCATGTTACATTATATGTAGATAATTTTAAAGCGTATAATGATTAA
- a CDS encoding DUF1450 domain-containing protein gives MAFSFFKRKNEQLLKNQIEFCITNLSFGSSDAYDVLSEREDVEIIETGCTSNCELCENQFFAIVNGEIIHAEDSKTLVKAVEEELQVNSVT, from the coding sequence ATGGCTTTTTCATTCTTTAAGCGTAAAAATGAGCAACTATTGAAAAATCAAATTGAATTTTGCATAACGAATTTATCGTTTGGTTCTTCAGATGCCTATGATGTTTTAAGTGAACGTGAAGATGTTGAGATAATTGAAACTGGTTGTACATCAAATTGTGAGTTATGTGAAAATCAATTCTTTGCGATTGTAAACGGTGAAATTATTCATGCAGAAGATTCAAAGACGTTAGTAAAGGCAGTGGAAGAAGAACTACAAGTTAATTCTGTGACATAA
- a CDS encoding 4-hydroxy-3-methylbut-2-enyl diphosphate reductase produces the protein MKVIKINPRGYCYGVVDAMVIARNAALDKTLPRPIYILGMIVHNKHVTDAFEHDGIITLDGDNRKEIIEQVNEGTVIFTAHGVSPEIREIAKRKGLVSIDATCPDVTVTHDLIREKTAEGYDIIYIGKKGHPEPEGAIGVAPDRVHLVQSMKDIETLTFENEKILVTNQTTMSQWDVAFLMDSLKEKFPHIEVHKEICLATQVRQEAVADQAGAADLLIVVGDPKSNNSNRLTQVSVEIAGTPSYRISDVSELKLEWLQGIETVAVTAGASTPTPIVKEVISFLEKFDKEDPSTHVITRSVTLDKILPKIKEPKPVEKIMPNQ, from the coding sequence ATGAAAGTTATTAAAATTAATCCACGTGGTTATTGCTATGGTGTTGTAGATGCAATGGTCATTGCGCGCAATGCTGCACTTGATAAAACATTACCAAGACCAATCTACATATTAGGTATGATTGTGCATAATAAACATGTTACAGATGCCTTCGAGCATGATGGCATTATTACACTTGATGGTGATAATCGAAAAGAAATTATAGAGCAAGTAAATGAAGGAACAGTTATATTCACAGCACATGGTGTTTCACCTGAAATTCGTGAAATCGCGAAACGTAAAGGACTTGTATCAATTGATGCGACCTGTCCAGACGTAACAGTAACACATGATTTGATCCGTGAAAAAACAGCAGAGGGCTATGATATTATCTATATCGGAAAAAAGGGCCACCCAGAGCCTGAAGGGGCAATCGGTGTCGCACCGGATCGTGTTCATTTAGTGCAATCCATGAAAGATATTGAAACTTTAACCTTTGAAAATGAAAAGATTCTTGTGACGAATCAAACAACAATGAGTCAGTGGGATGTAGCCTTCCTTATGGACAGTTTAAAGGAAAAATTCCCGCATATCGAAGTGCATAAGGAAATTTGCTTAGCAACACAAGTCCGTCAAGAAGCCGTTGCAGATCAAGCGGGTGCAGCTGATTTATTAATCGTTGTAGGTGACCCAAAATCAAACAATTCAAATCGTTTAACACAAGTTTCTGTTGAAATTGCGGGAACGCCTTCCTACCGTATTTCGGATGTTTCAGAGCTAAAGCTTGAATGGCTTCAAGGGATCGAAACGGTAGCAGTTACTGCTGGTGCTTCAACACCAACCCCAATTGTTAAAGAAGTCATCTCATTTTTAGAGAAGTTCGATAAGGAAGATCCTTCTACTCATGTCATTACACGTTCTGTAACATTAGACAAAATACTTCCGAAAATTAAAGAACCAAAACCTGTTGAAAAAATTATGCCTAATCAATAG
- a CDS encoding response regulator, whose product MKTIRVLLVEDDPMVREVNRQFIERVEGFKVIDMASNGIAGIKKIKESSPDLIVMDIFMPEQDGIETLRQIRHENINVDCISVTAANDVQTIQQILHLGVFDYIMKPFTYERMEQTLIHYRQFKEKIESNDDVTQEELDEMIGQVRQQREEAEQAIQLSQELPKGFNRATLDKVIFYLKQSKNGASADDVATGIGVARVTARRYLDFMEKNRLIRVDIQYGSVGRPVNQYFIEE is encoded by the coding sequence GTGAAAACGATTCGAGTATTATTAGTAGAAGATGATCCAATGGTACGTGAAGTAAATCGTCAATTTATTGAACGTGTAGAAGGCTTTAAAGTCATTGATATGGCATCAAATGGCATAGCCGGTATTAAGAAAATTAAGGAATCGTCACCAGATTTAATTGTAATGGACATTTTTATGCCAGAGCAGGATGGAATCGAAACGTTACGTCAAATACGCCATGAAAATATAAATGTAGATTGTATTTCTGTTACCGCTGCAAATGACGTACAAACAATACAGCAAATACTACATTTAGGGGTATTTGATTATATAATGAAGCCGTTTACGTATGAGCGGATGGAGCAAACGTTAATTCATTATCGTCAGTTTAAAGAAAAGATAGAATCAAATGATGACGTGACACAAGAAGAACTCGATGAGATGATTGGTCAAGTAAGACAGCAAAGAGAAGAAGCAGAGCAAGCGATTCAATTATCACAGGAGCTTCCAAAAGGGTTTAATCGTGCAACATTGGATAAGGTAATATTTTACTTGAAACAATCGAAAAATGGTGCTTCTGCGGATGATGTCGCTACAGGAATTGGTGTGGCACGGGTGACGGCAAGACGTTATTTAGATTTTATGGAAAAAAATCGACTTATTCGTGTTGATATTCAGTATGGCAGTGTAGGTCGACCAGTAAATCAATATTTTATTGAAGAATAG
- a CDS encoding sensor histidine kinase, whose translation MKIKQLTMNGKIVLLTFFIIAFSFLVAGILLLSNLAQEQEKDLGHRAMLIARTISDLPDIHNYLELEDLTLAKNNINKILNDIKIINKAEYIVVMNMDRIKLSHPSPKQIGKRSESTDLHAAFSENYYISKAVGEQGTMVRAFVPILNDARAQIGVVVVGFALPTFWDLFMENFNEIVVTVLLSILFSIWGAHTLGRHIKRQMFGLEPQEIAKIYVERTETFNAMHEGIIAVDKNMVITIFNKKASRILGVGGNPKIYIGKNIYDVIPDTRLPEIVESGRAVYNQEIYVNNHSILSNRIPIFVNGKTAGAVAVFKDLTEFKQLAEELTGVKAFVQALRIQTHEYKNKLHTIAGLLQLGHNQQALDYLSQVKIQHDHVTKFLNERIYNENISGLLLSKISRGNELDIKVTIDEESKLTQFPEQLDHHDFVLLFGNLIENAFDALIGVEREQKEVSISIDDNDGMLAIMVSDNGIGIPKANLDKIFENGFSTKQNENRGIGLFLINEIVKKGNGTIEIASEENKGTTFILTFEL comes from the coding sequence ATGAAAATAAAACAATTAACAATGAACGGAAAAATTGTGCTGCTTACATTTTTCATCATTGCCTTTTCTTTTTTAGTGGCTGGTATTTTGCTGTTAAGTAATTTAGCACAGGAGCAGGAGAAGGATTTAGGTCATCGTGCAATGTTGATTGCCCGTACTATTTCCGATTTACCTGATATTCATAATTACTTAGAACTAGAGGATCTTACACTAGCAAAAAATAATATTAATAAAATCTTAAATGATATTAAGATTATTAATAAGGCAGAGTATATTGTCGTTATGAATATGGATCGTATTAAGTTATCCCATCCTTCGCCAAAGCAAATTGGAAAACGAAGTGAATCAACAGACTTACATGCGGCATTTAGTGAAAATTATTATATTTCAAAAGCAGTTGGGGAGCAAGGAACGATGGTTCGTGCGTTTGTCCCAATATTAAATGATGCTCGTGCACAAATTGGTGTCGTTGTTGTGGGCTTTGCGCTTCCAACATTTTGGGATTTATTTATGGAAAATTTTAATGAAATTGTTGTGACAGTGTTATTATCAATATTATTTAGTATTTGGGGCGCACATACGTTAGGGCGACATATAAAACGTCAAATGTTTGGGTTAGAGCCACAGGAGATTGCAAAGATTTATGTAGAGCGTACTGAAACATTTAATGCGATGCATGAGGGGATCATCGCTGTTGATAAAAATATGGTGATTACAATATTTAATAAAAAAGCGAGTCGCATTTTAGGTGTTGGGGGAAATCCGAAAATTTACATCGGAAAAAATATCTATGATGTGATACCTGACACACGTTTACCGGAAATTGTGGAAAGTGGACGAGCTGTTTATAATCAGGAAATTTATGTGAATAATCACAGTATTTTAAGTAATCGGATCCCAATATTCGTCAATGGTAAAACAGCTGGCGCGGTTGCTGTTTTTAAAGATTTAACGGAATTTAAGCAGCTTGCAGAGGAATTAACGGGTGTAAAAGCATTCGTACAAGCTCTTCGCATTCAAACCCATGAATATAAAAATAAATTGCATACTATAGCTGGTCTATTACAATTAGGACATAATCAGCAAGCACTCGATTATTTATCACAAGTAAAAATTCAACATGATCATGTGACGAAATTTTTAAATGAACGAATTTATAATGAAAACATTTCGGGTTTATTATTAAGTAAAATTAGTCGTGGAAATGAGCTTGATATTAAGGTTACGATTGATGAGGAGAGTAAACTTACGCAATTCCCTGAACAGCTAGATCACCATGATTTTGTATTATTGTTCGGGAATTTAATTGAAAATGCGTTTGATGCGTTAATAGGAGTAGAGCGTGAACAAAAGGAAGTATCTATTTCTATTGATGACAATGATGGGATGCTAGCGATTATGGTATCGGATAATGGCATTGGCATTCCTAAAGCCAACTTAGATAAAATATTCGAGAATGGATTTTCTACGAAGCAAAATGAAAATCGTGGAATCGGTCTGTTTTTAATTAACGAAATTGTGAAAAAAGGAAATGGAACAATCGAAATTGCGAGTGAGGAAAATAAGGGGACGACCTTTATATTAACGTTTGAATTATAA